From one Magnetofaba australis IT-1 genomic stretch:
- a CDS encoding tetratricopeptide repeat protein has product MNRLAYTRGLPRDRFRQWAFTLETDFTQPKWPIPLLNTLGYLLKRHDETRHNQIMAAKSAPIALWLLAHNATESALNDSIYYASASLRYLAHLERSYADHPQGKAFAEIHTAFRQQRHAEGFTRLKQLIAHPIDDRARDLSAPAAAYVAANWSMALGVWEAAVETASSGERACHIEQHGNVCLYLRDIRLRALTRLGHWNEIHPQIAELVTELHQRNTGASDRIRATSLSRLIADRHVLNAQWEQAYAAMATTVAKLQESPDEHDGSLLYLLMETALIPLLDPDGDLDKARTLLAQAQSEMLKLEKPDPIHEVRNLMLFGRLETQREAPQSAIKFFQAALAQSRKSLSQDKAINAWIRVYLSVAQIDAGDHLGALQSLNAARSQFQRIYAKDSPAEAWIVTIMAMAHQEQGRTEEAVADALRAVEIFDKALYKNHPFSALPLTLLADLTMNQPRVNLAYVERALAAQNEKGTPEDDLERLYLQRQRAMDFFLLRNLPAAMTQIDQALTVIEKAQLGLFHRAMFRFSRALILFAQEEKTAALHMVKQSLVDIISERPGYPDLPQFINVYLDMLGSAGHDEAERLKEEEALLDAIRAQRAENAS; this is encoded by the coding sequence TTGAACCGTTTGGCCTACACCCGCGGGCTACCGAGAGATCGCTTCCGCCAGTGGGCATTTACCCTGGAAACCGATTTTACCCAGCCCAAGTGGCCCATCCCGCTACTCAATACGCTGGGCTATCTGCTCAAACGCCACGACGAAACGCGGCACAATCAGATCATGGCGGCCAAGTCCGCGCCCATTGCATTGTGGCTGCTGGCCCACAACGCCACGGAGTCCGCCCTTAACGACAGCATCTATTACGCCTCGGCAAGCCTACGCTATTTGGCTCATCTGGAGCGCTCTTACGCAGACCATCCTCAGGGCAAAGCTTTTGCGGAAATCCACACAGCATTCCGCCAACAGCGTCATGCTGAAGGGTTCACACGCCTCAAACAACTCATCGCCCATCCCATTGATGACCGCGCGCGGGACCTGTCGGCGCCCGCAGCCGCCTATGTCGCCGCCAACTGGTCCATGGCGTTGGGCGTGTGGGAAGCCGCCGTGGAGACCGCTTCCAGCGGTGAGCGAGCCTGCCATATCGAGCAACACGGCAACGTCTGCCTCTATTTGCGCGATATCCGTTTGCGCGCGCTGACTCGTCTCGGCCACTGGAATGAGATCCACCCACAGATCGCCGAACTCGTGACAGAACTGCACCAACGCAACACTGGCGCCTCTGACCGTATTCGCGCCACCAGTCTGTCGCGCTTAATCGCTGATCGCCATGTGCTCAACGCCCAGTGGGAGCAAGCTTACGCCGCCATGGCGACAACTGTGGCCAAACTCCAGGAGAGCCCGGACGAGCACGATGGATCGCTGCTTTATCTGCTCATGGAGACGGCGCTCATTCCTCTGCTGGACCCAGACGGCGACTTGGATAAGGCGCGTACGCTCTTGGCGCAGGCGCAATCGGAAATGCTCAAACTGGAAAAACCCGACCCCATCCACGAAGTCCGTAATTTAATGCTCTTTGGTCGTTTGGAAACTCAGCGTGAAGCGCCTCAATCCGCCATCAAATTTTTCCAAGCCGCACTGGCCCAGTCAAGAAAGAGTCTGAGCCAGGACAAGGCGATCAACGCTTGGATCCGTGTGTATCTCTCTGTGGCGCAAATTGACGCTGGCGACCATCTGGGCGCCCTGCAATCTCTCAACGCCGCTCGCTCGCAGTTTCAGCGCATCTACGCCAAAGACAGCCCAGCGGAAGCCTGGATAGTGACCATCATGGCCATGGCGCACCAGGAGCAGGGCCGCACAGAAGAGGCCGTCGCAGACGCCCTCCGTGCCGTGGAGATTTTTGACAAGGCTCTGTACAAGAATCATCCTTTTAGCGCGCTGCCTCTCACCCTGTTGGCGGATTTGACCATGAACCAGCCGCGCGTCAACTTGGCGTACGTAGAGCGCGCGCTGGCGGCGCAGAATGAGAAAGGGACCCCGGAAGATGATTTGGAGCGACTCTATCTGCAACGCCAACGCGCCATGGATTTTTTCCTGTTACGAAATTTACCCGCTGCGATGACGCAGATCGATCAGGCGCTTACCGTCATTGAGAAAGCGCAACTTGGTCTGTTTCATCGCGCGATGTTTCGCTTTAGCCGCGCGCTTATCCTCTTCGCACAGGAGGAAAAAACAGCGGCTCTACACATGGTGAAACAGTCTCTTGTCGACATCATCTCTGAGCGTCCTGGCTACCCTGACTTACCCCAATTCATAAATGTTTATCTGGACATGCTGGGCAGCGCTGGTCACGATGAGGCGGAGCGCCTCAAGGAGGAGGAGGCCCTGCTGGACGCCATCCGCGCGCAGCGGGCGGAAAACGCCTCATAG
- the rimI gene encoding ribosomal protein S18-alanine N-acetyltransferase: MNAPELAIRPMSVDDAESLARLDYAVSKRPWTAAMFIDELNQGAAALVLTDADERLCGFGVARPLFDEWHVMSVGVAPQLRRQGWGARLMAELIEIARSQEGAAMLLEVRDANHAARALYEKLGFAVIGVRKGYYPDKHNPEDAIVMRLDLELSS, from the coding sequence GTGAACGCGCCGGAGCTGGCTATTCGTCCGATGTCAGTTGATGACGCTGAAAGTCTGGCGCGGCTCGACTACGCGGTCTCCAAACGCCCCTGGACCGCCGCCATGTTCATTGATGAGCTCAATCAGGGCGCGGCGGCGCTGGTGCTGACCGACGCCGACGAGAGGCTCTGCGGCTTTGGCGTGGCGCGACCGCTGTTCGACGAATGGCATGTGATGAGCGTGGGGGTGGCCCCGCAGCTGCGCCGTCAGGGCTGGGGCGCGCGTTTGATGGCTGAATTGATCGAAATTGCGCGCTCTCAGGAGGGCGCGGCCATGCTGCTGGAGGTGCGCGACGCCAACCATGCGGCCCGCGCGCTGTATGAGAAGCTCGGGTTTGCCGTCATCGGCGTGCGCAAGGGGTACTACCCGGACAAGCACAATCCCGAAGACGCCATCGTCATGCGCCTGGATCTGGAGCTTTCAAGCTGA
- the tsaB gene encoding tRNA (adenosine(37)-N6)-threonylcarbamoyltransferase complex dimerization subunit type 1 TsaB yields the protein MSSNDPKQLILHTATPQGCVAVMAGQQLIASRVFDERGAHVTNLPDAVVALCGEAGWTLRDLDWVTCTIGPGAFAGARIALAYAKGLQTAWQTPIVPCDTLRALAMSAVEAPSGVIAALMDARRGELFGALYDFGVEPSSDAAPRELLPPCLLTPDAMQAAIAQAAPHDTEILLTGDGAPLLPAPLDSWTQNDTARGQVDPAALGRLGAALFSQGGGGTDPGLEPLYIRRSEAEENRLKALTEAS from the coding sequence ATGAGCTCAAACGACCCCAAACAACTGATTCTCCACACCGCCACCCCGCAGGGGTGCGTGGCGGTGATGGCGGGCCAGCAACTCATCGCCAGCCGGGTGTTCGACGAGCGCGGCGCCCATGTGACCAACCTGCCCGACGCCGTCGTAGCGCTGTGCGGCGAAGCGGGCTGGACACTGCGCGATCTGGATTGGGTCACCTGCACCATCGGCCCCGGCGCGTTTGCCGGCGCACGCATCGCCCTGGCCTACGCCAAAGGGCTGCAAACGGCGTGGCAGACGCCCATCGTCCCCTGCGACACCCTGCGCGCATTGGCCATGAGCGCAGTGGAAGCGCCCTCCGGCGTCATTGCGGCATTGATGGATGCGCGTCGCGGCGAGCTGTTCGGCGCGCTATATGACTTCGGCGTAGAACCATCGAGCGACGCCGCGCCGCGCGAACTGCTGCCCCCCTGCCTGCTCACGCCTGACGCCATGCAGGCGGCCATCGCCCAAGCGGCGCCCCACGACACCGAGATTCTGCTCACCGGCGATGGCGCTCCGCTGCTGCCCGCCCCACTCGACTCCTGGACGCAAAACGATACGGCCCGTGGGCAAGTGGACCCGGCGGCGCTGGGGCGTCTGGGCGCAGCGCTGTTCTCCCAGGGCGGCGGCGGCACAGACCCGGGATTGGAGCCGCTCTACATCCGTCGCTCCGAGGCCGAGGAGAATCGACTCAAAGCGCTGACTGAGGCGTCGTGA
- a CDS encoding ATP-dependent DNA helicase gives MSDALESRIDELFGPDGPLARAHPGYEPRAAQARMGLRVAQACADDGLLLLEAGTGTGKTIGYLLPLLAEGLKVVVSTATKALQDQIFEKDIPLLRRALQRPFSAATLKGRANYLCLHRYRQFNQAPYPMNAEERMMMRAVEGWAAETLTGDRDELYDLPERNRIWSEISIQGDNCLGGQCPDYMDCYLIQARARAREAELVVVNHHLFFADLAVKEGGFGEILPNYRIVVFDEAHQIPEVVTRFFGLEVSNYKLRELARDARREFEEVGMDDPEPLMALGGLEDAAAQLRSAFPQENHRAALGAADLEREPGRALIATENALSIFLDRLEPHRPRSAGIAACGRRAEALITAAGVIRTLDDPTRVYWFETRGKGVFLQASPIHVGDTLRGTLYPKVRSAVFASATLTTAEGESGFDYFLNQLGLDPEITVRENLPPVFDFANQSLLYLPRRLPEPTAPQFPQLALRELRELILASRGRALCLFTSYRMLEMAREALEGNIPYRLMTQGDAPKRALLEAFAADPHSVLLGTGTFWEGVDVPGEALSLVVIDRLPFASPGDPLTAARNRHIESQGGNAFAQLSIPQAILTLKQGIGRLLRSTKDRGVMAILDTRITRKGYGKRFIKGLPPARIVQDFSDVAEFFDAEFAAQAAVQPSVDQPAPDPAAEPVP, from the coding sequence ATGTCTGACGCCCTGGAATCCCGCATCGACGAACTGTTTGGCCCCGACGGCCCGCTGGCCCGCGCCCACCCCGGCTATGAGCCGCGCGCCGCCCAGGCGCGCATGGGGCTGCGCGTGGCTCAGGCGTGCGCCGATGACGGCCTGCTGTTACTGGAGGCGGGCACTGGCACCGGCAAGACCATCGGCTATCTGCTGCCGCTGCTGGCCGAAGGGCTCAAAGTGGTGGTCTCCACCGCCACCAAGGCGCTGCAGGATCAGATTTTTGAGAAGGATATTCCGCTGCTGCGCCGCGCCCTGCAGCGCCCCTTCTCCGCCGCCACCCTCAAAGGGCGCGCCAACTACCTGTGCCTGCATCGCTATCGCCAGTTCAATCAGGCCCCCTACCCCATGAACGCCGAAGAGCGCATGATGATGCGCGCGGTGGAGGGGTGGGCCGCCGAAACCCTCACCGGCGACCGCGACGAGCTGTATGACCTGCCCGAACGCAACCGCATCTGGAGCGAAATCAGCATCCAGGGCGATAACTGTCTGGGCGGACAATGTCCCGACTACATGGATTGCTACCTGATCCAAGCCCGCGCCCGCGCCCGTGAGGCGGAGTTGGTGGTGGTCAACCACCATCTGTTCTTCGCCGATCTGGCGGTCAAGGAGGGCGGTTTTGGCGAGATTCTGCCCAACTACCGCATTGTAGTGTTCGATGAGGCGCATCAGATCCCCGAGGTGGTGACGCGCTTCTTTGGCCTGGAGGTGAGCAACTACAAGCTGCGCGAATTGGCCCGCGACGCCCGCCGCGAATTCGAAGAGGTGGGCATGGACGACCCCGAGCCGCTGATGGCGCTGGGCGGACTGGAGGACGCCGCCGCGCAACTGCGCAGCGCCTTCCCGCAGGAGAATCATCGCGCCGCGCTCGGCGCCGCCGATCTGGAGCGCGAACCGGGCCGCGCCCTCATCGCCACGGAAAACGCGCTCTCCATCTTTCTCGACCGGCTGGAGCCGCACCGCCCGCGCAGCGCTGGCATCGCCGCCTGCGGACGCCGCGCCGAGGCGCTCATCACCGCCGCCGGGGTGATCCGCACCCTGGACGACCCAACCCGCGTCTACTGGTTCGAAACCCGCGGCAAAGGGGTGTTCCTGCAAGCCTCGCCCATCCATGTGGGCGACACCCTGCGCGGGACGCTCTACCCCAAAGTGCGCAGCGCGGTGTTCGCCTCGGCCACCCTCACCACCGCCGAGGGCGAGAGCGGTTTCGACTACTTTCTCAATCAATTGGGATTGGACCCGGAGATCACGGTGCGCGAGAACCTGCCGCCGGTATTTGACTTCGCCAATCAGTCCCTGCTCTATCTGCCGCGCCGTCTGCCCGAGCCCACCGCGCCGCAATTCCCACAACTGGCCCTGCGCGAGCTGCGCGAACTGATCCTAGCCAGTCGGGGCCGCGCCCTGTGCCTGTTCACCAGCTATCGCATGCTGGAGATGGCGCGCGAGGCGCTGGAGGGCAATATTCCCTATCGTCTGATGACCCAGGGCGATGCGCCCAAACGGGCGCTGCTGGAGGCGTTCGCCGCCGACCCCCACTCAGTGCTGCTGGGCACCGGAACCTTCTGGGAGGGGGTGGACGTGCCCGGTGAGGCGCTGTCGCTGGTGGTGATCGACCGCCTGCCTTTCGCCTCTCCCGGCGATCCGCTCACCGCCGCGCGCAATCGCCACATCGAGTCCCAGGGCGGCAACGCCTTTGCCCAGCTCTCCATCCCCCAGGCGATCCTCACCCTCAAGCAGGGCATTGGCCGCCTGCTGCGCAGCACCAAGGATCGCGGCGTGATGGCGATTCTGGACACCCGCATCACCCGCAAAGGCTACGGCAAACGCTTTATCAAGGGACTGCCGCCCGCGCGCATCGTGCAGGATTTCAGCGATGTGGCGGAGTTCTTTGACGCCGAATTCGCCGCCCAGGCCGCCGTCCAACCCAGTGTGGACCAGCCTGCGCCCGACCCCGCTGCGGAGCCCGTTCCATGA
- a CDS encoding GGDEF domain-containing protein, translating into MNQLVQFLERWMLRMHLSPEHFWLLLAPNRHTLYFNHHRAAIISTRVRIASASFALLTLLWIPVDMLLLPEPGATIMALLRACGVGLFVYLAWPDAASRKNLARAQARLGLMLMAPTALYLAAAYFLAGVPFSGPDLVLAQLYKMLPFVVISGLCLFPLTLIESVLYAIILAPLFALGVLFNGDYAWESTLASIWIFVLLLGVFVMAGVVQLFYMFALVDRVSYDPLTKAFSRRSGQDLLDLYYHIAESHDRSLAIGFVDLDNFKSINDTYGHEAGDEALKQAVEALKGYIRQGDMIVRWGGEEFLLLLPNADIRGVRAVLERITEGWLGLRPDGQSMLTASIGLAERKVDGAEDWESLVELADQRMYEAKNSGKARAVSCNGEVFASDLI; encoded by the coding sequence GTGAATCAGCTTGTGCAATTTCTAGAGCGGTGGATGCTGCGCATGCACCTGAGCCCAGAGCACTTCTGGCTGCTGCTGGCGCCCAATCGGCATACGCTCTATTTCAATCATCATCGCGCCGCCATCATCAGCACCCGGGTGCGCATCGCCTCGGCCAGCTTTGCGCTGCTGACGCTGTTGTGGATCCCGGTGGATATGCTGTTGTTGCCGGAGCCCGGGGCCACCATCATGGCTTTGCTGCGCGCCTGTGGGGTGGGGCTGTTCGTCTATCTGGCGTGGCCGGACGCCGCTTCGCGCAAGAATTTGGCGCGGGCGCAGGCGCGCTTGGGATTGATGCTGATGGCGCCCACGGCGCTCTATCTGGCCGCCGCCTATTTTCTCGCCGGCGTGCCCTTTTCCGGGCCTGATCTGGTGCTGGCGCAGCTCTATAAGATGTTGCCGTTTGTGGTGATTTCCGGCCTCTGCCTGTTCCCGCTGACGCTGATTGAGTCGGTGCTCTATGCGATTATTCTGGCCCCGCTGTTCGCCTTGGGCGTGTTGTTCAATGGCGACTATGCGTGGGAGTCGACGCTGGCCTCAATCTGGATCTTCGTGCTGCTGCTGGGCGTATTTGTCATGGCCGGTGTGGTGCAGCTGTTTTACATGTTCGCGCTGGTGGATCGGGTGAGCTATGACCCGCTGACCAAAGCGTTCTCGCGCCGTTCGGGGCAGGATCTGTTGGATCTGTACTACCACATTGCTGAATCCCACGACCGGTCGCTTGCCATCGGCTTTGTGGATCTGGATAACTTCAAGAGCATCAACGACACCTACGGCCACGAGGCGGGAGACGAGGCCCTCAAGCAGGCGGTGGAGGCTCTGAAAGGGTATATCCGGCAGGGGGATATGATCGTGCGTTGGGGCGGTGAGGAGTTTCTGCTGCTGCTGCCCAACGCCGATATCCGTGGCGTGCGCGCCGTGCTCGAGCGCATCACCGAGGGGTGGCTGGGGCTGCGTCCCGATGGGCAGTCGATGCTCACCGCCAGCATTGGCCTGGCGGAGCGCAAGGTCGATGGGGCGGAGGATTGGGAGTCTCTCGTCGAGTTGGCGGACCAGCGCATGTACGAGGCCAAGAACAGCGGCAAGGCGCGGGCGGTCTCTTGCAATGGCGAGGTGTTCGCTTCAGACCTGATTTGA
- a CDS encoding HD-GYP domain-containing protein: MAEQEKSTNYSYDLNADGADQALIGMVLKEGVYRPGEDQHFVPSGSPITLQLLQRLRQEKGVERVEAWSPQEQALSESMSRTQKLMTQARERSMGIVQHELNMRGTDIDHPEAVRSAIRTLKSRAAFTFLNELLGDLDSMVARILKDLNVETIEGIKRLRNHHESTGNHSIETGLRGMAIARSMGETDAIVHQVGLAGFVHDLGKLFIPLSILDKQGPLTNDEFAHMKHHAALGAEFLAEQGRISKPFSFAAGSHHETFTLQGGYGILTTDAERTDITLRGDDRQLAWRISNYLAISDVWTALGEPRAYHKVGKFEVEILLIIVDMMKQGKFHPQLFKEGFYALFHQRPEAQNMLHTGTHFPLFSFPRPLQEELKQRFNLPPLEWKLSVEELERLGLTKKVVRSGLDEELLQRHRGVTLHELRARRIFGVPDDLEREGIKPKRVDYRIAFLKDEGDFRVQAMLLKIDDTPLGLKARIASKQGVSLDAIQAYLFQKVGLFELDLAPYLQCPDDDFLKQVATGFR; the protein is encoded by the coding sequence ATGGCGGAACAAGAGAAATCCACCAACTACAGTTATGACCTGAATGCCGACGGCGCCGATCAAGCGCTGATCGGCATGGTGCTCAAAGAGGGCGTCTACCGCCCCGGCGAAGATCAACACTTTGTCCCCTCGGGCTCCCCCATCACCCTGCAACTGCTCCAGCGCCTGCGACAGGAGAAAGGGGTGGAGCGCGTCGAAGCGTGGTCGCCCCAGGAGCAGGCGCTCTCGGAATCCATGTCGCGCACGCAGAAGTTGATGACGCAGGCCCGCGAACGCAGCATGGGCATTGTGCAGCACGAATTGAACATGCGCGGAACCGACATCGACCACCCCGAGGCGGTGCGCAGCGCCATCCGCACCCTCAAATCCCGCGCCGCCTTCACCTTCCTCAACGAACTGTTGGGCGATCTGGACAGCATGGTGGCGCGCATCCTCAAAGATCTCAACGTGGAGACCATTGAGGGCATCAAGCGTCTGCGCAACCACCACGAAAGCACCGGCAATCACAGTATTGAAACCGGCCTGCGCGGCATGGCCATCGCCCGCAGCATGGGCGAGACTGACGCCATCGTGCATCAAGTGGGATTGGCCGGTTTTGTTCACGACCTGGGCAAACTGTTCATTCCGCTCTCTATCCTGGACAAACAGGGTCCCCTCACCAACGACGAATTCGCCCATATGAAGCACCATGCGGCCCTCGGCGCGGAGTTCCTGGCCGAGCAGGGGCGCATCAGCAAGCCCTTCTCCTTCGCCGCAGGCAGCCACCATGAGACCTTCACCCTACAGGGCGGCTACGGGATTCTCACCACCGACGCCGAGCGCACCGACATCACCCTGCGCGGCGATGACCGGCAATTGGCGTGGCGCATCAGCAACTATCTGGCCATCAGCGATGTGTGGACCGCGCTGGGCGAGCCGCGCGCCTATCATAAGGTGGGTAAGTTCGAGGTGGAGATTCTGCTCATCATCGTCGACATGATGAAGCAGGGCAAATTCCATCCGCAGCTGTTCAAAGAGGGGTTCTATGCGCTCTTCCATCAGCGCCCCGAAGCCCAGAACATGCTGCACACGGGCACCCACTTCCCGCTCTTCTCCTTCCCGCGACCGCTGCAGGAGGAGTTGAAGCAGCGTTTCAACCTGCCGCCGTTGGAGTGGAAACTCTCCGTCGAAGAGCTGGAGCGTTTGGGGCTGACCAAAAAGGTGGTGCGCAGCGGGCTGGACGAAGAGCTGTTGCAGCGCCACCGGGGCGTCACCCTGCATGAGTTGCGCGCACGGCGCATCTTCGGCGTGCCCGACGATCTGGAGCGGGAGGGGATCAAGCCCAAACGGGTGGATTATCGTATCGCCTTCCTTAAGGACGAGGGCGATTTCCGCGTACAGGCGATGCTGCTGAAAATCGACGACACCCCGCTGGGATTGAAGGCGCGCATCGCCAGCAAACAGGGCGTCAGTCTGGACGCCATCCAAGCCTATCTGTTCCAGAAAGTGGGGCTGTTCGAACTGGACTTGGCCCCCTACCTCCAGTGCCCGGACGACGATTTTCTCAAGCAAGTCGCCACCGGTTTCCGCTAA
- the tgt gene encoding tRNA guanosine(34) transglycosylase Tgt, whose translation MSRFSADLTQPFRFELLGTAPNGARRGRLHTPRGTIETPAFMPVGTAGTVKAMTPEEVKATGAQILLGNTYHLFLRPGHERIKRLGGLHRFMNWSGPILTDSGGFQVWSLGELRKITEEGVSFRSHIDGSKRFIGPEESIAIQEALGADIMMQFDECPPYPAERDYAAKSMELSLRWGKRCLEAKTKEQPGRALFAIVQGGMYPDLKKESAERSIEMGFDGYALGGLSVGEPKEVMREVLSYAPSYLPADKPRYLMGVGKPEDLRHAVASGIDMFDCVIPTRNARNGQLFTRNGPMNIKRAEFAEDDRPVDGQCRCDACQNYSRAYLHHLFRANEILGHRLMTNHNLTYFQDVMAEMRAQIETEMTGG comes from the coding sequence ATGTCCCGATTCTCCGCCGATCTGACCCAACCCTTTCGTTTCGAGCTGCTCGGAACCGCGCCCAACGGCGCGCGCCGCGGCCGCCTGCACACCCCGCGCGGAACCATCGAAACCCCCGCCTTCATGCCCGTCGGCACCGCCGGCACCGTGAAAGCCATGACCCCCGAAGAGGTCAAAGCCACCGGCGCGCAGATCCTGCTGGGCAACACCTACCATCTGTTCCTGCGCCCCGGCCACGAACGCATCAAACGGTTGGGCGGATTGCATCGCTTTATGAACTGGAGCGGCCCCATCCTCACCGACTCCGGCGGATTCCAGGTCTGGAGCCTGGGCGAGCTGCGCAAAATCACCGAGGAGGGGGTGTCGTTCCGCTCTCACATCGACGGCTCCAAACGCTTCATCGGCCCCGAAGAGTCCATCGCCATTCAAGAGGCCCTGGGCGCGGACATCATGATGCAGTTCGACGAGTGCCCGCCCTACCCCGCCGAACGCGACTACGCAGCGAAATCCATGGAGCTATCTCTGCGCTGGGGCAAACGCTGCCTGGAGGCCAAGACCAAGGAGCAGCCAGGCCGCGCCCTGTTCGCCATCGTGCAGGGCGGGATGTATCCCGATCTGAAGAAGGAGTCCGCTGAGCGCTCCATCGAGATGGGCTTCGACGGCTACGCCCTGGGCGGACTGTCGGTGGGCGAACCCAAGGAGGTGATGCGCGAAGTGTTGAGCTACGCCCCCAGTTATCTGCCCGCCGACAAACCACGCTACCTCATGGGGGTGGGCAAGCCGGAGGATCTGCGCCACGCGGTGGCCAGCGGCATCGACATGTTCGACTGCGTCATCCCCACCCGCAACGCCCGCAACGGTCAGCTCTTCACCCGTAATGGTCCCATGAACATCAAACGCGCCGAGTTCGCTGAAGATGATCGCCCCGTAGATGGACAGTGCCGCTGCGACGCCTGCCAGAACTACAGCCGCGCCTATCTGCACCACCTGTTCCGCGCCAACGAGATCCTCGGCCATCGGCTGATGACCAATCACAATCTCACCTACTTCCAGGACGTCATGGCGGAGATGCGCGCGCAGATTGAAACAGAGATGACGGGCGGATAA
- the queA gene encoding tRNA preQ1(34) S-adenosylmethionine ribosyltransferase-isomerase QueA: protein MTDRLEDYDYPLPPERIAQAPAEPRDASRLLVSLPDSIEDRRFGDIKAYLRAGDLLVVNDTRVIPARLMGRKASGGKVELFLVKPLDNAGTWEALTKTSKPLKPGTEIHFSPTFRAIFEARQEDGSARARLVCDDASIDAAVEQHGQMPLPPYIQSDDPQRDKQRYQTVYADQPGAVAAPTAGLHFTPELLSELCDMGVKRAHVTLHVGLGTFQPVRESDLDKHVMHAEWFSVTPETADLINQTRAAGGRIVAVGTTSARTLESAADEAGVVHPGSGETRLFIRPGYRFRAVDLLITNFHLPKSTLLMLVSALIGKQRLDRDYVHAMTEQYRFYSYGDAMLAVP, encoded by the coding sequence ATGACCGACCGCCTGGAAGATTACGACTACCCCCTGCCGCCTGAGCGCATCGCCCAGGCGCCCGCCGAGCCGCGCGACGCCTCGCGCCTACTGGTGAGCCTGCCCGATTCCATTGAAGACCGCCGCTTTGGCGATATCAAGGCGTATCTGCGCGCAGGCGATCTGCTGGTGGTCAACGACACCCGCGTCATCCCCGCCCGTTTGATGGGGCGGAAGGCCAGCGGCGGCAAAGTCGAACTGTTTCTGGTCAAGCCGCTGGACAACGCCGGGACCTGGGAGGCGCTGACCAAGACCTCCAAGCCGCTCAAACCGGGAACCGAGATCCACTTCTCCCCCACCTTCCGCGCGATATTCGAAGCGCGCCAGGAGGATGGTTCGGCGCGGGCGCGACTGGTATGCGACGACGCCAGCATCGACGCTGCGGTGGAGCAGCATGGCCAGATGCCGTTGCCGCCCTATATCCAATCCGACGATCCCCAGCGCGACAAGCAGCGCTATCAGACCGTCTACGCCGACCAGCCCGGCGCGGTGGCCGCCCCCACGGCGGGCCTGCACTTCACCCCCGAGCTGCTCTCCGAGCTGTGTGATATGGGGGTCAAGCGCGCCCATGTGACCCTGCATGTGGGCCTCGGCACGTTTCAACCGGTGCGCGAGTCGGACTTGGACAAGCACGTCATGCACGCCGAGTGGTTCTCGGTCACGCCGGAGACCGCCGATCTGATCAATCAGACCCGCGCCGCAGGCGGGCGCATCGTCGCCGTGGGAACCACCTCGGCGCGCACCCTGGAGTCCGCCGCCGATGAGGCGGGCGTGGTCCACCCCGGCAGCGGCGAGACCCGCCTCTTCATCCGTCCCGGTTATCGCTTTCGCGCGGTGGACCTCCTGATCACCAATTTCCATCTGCCCAAATCCACCCTGCTGATGCTGGTGTCGGCGTTGATTGGCAAACAGCGGCTGGATCGCGATTACGTCCATGCTATGACCGAGCAGTACCGGTTCTACTCTTATGGCGACGCCATGCTGGCTGTGCCGTGA